A genome region from Nerophis lumbriciformis linkage group LG18, RoL_Nlum_v2.1, whole genome shotgun sequence includes the following:
- the jun gene encoding transcription factor Jun, whose protein sequence is MYTKMETTFYDDSLNAFSQHGSVGFGYSGSKALKRNMTLNLADPSGTLKPHLRAKAGELLTSPDVGLLKLASPELERLIIQSSNGLITTTPTPTQFLCPKNVTDEQEGFAEGFVRALAELHHQHMPGVSVTSAPPPPSVNTGAAVYNRSDSPVYEDLNTFTPAISTVSAPGYTTTASFPIYAQPSASSSAHLPRLAALKEEPQTVPEMPGETPPLSPIDMENQERIKAERKRMRNRIAASKCRKRKLERISRLEDKVKNLKSQNSELASTANMLREQVAQLKQKVMNHVNSGCQLMLTQQLQTF, encoded by the coding sequence ATGTATACCAAAATGGAAACTACTTTCTATGATGACTCGCTCAACGCGTTCTCCCAGCACGGAAGCGTCGGCTTCGGATACAGCGGCTCCAAGGCGCTCAAACGCAACATGACCCTCAACCTGGCCGACCCTAGCGGCACCCTCAAGCCTCATCTCCGGGCTAAGGCCGGCGAGCTGCTCACCTCGCCGGACGTGGGCTTGCTGAAGCTGGCCTCCCCGGAGCTGGAGCGGCTCATCATCCAGTCCAGCAACGGCCTCATCACCACCACGCCGACGCCGACGCAGTTCCTTTGCCCGAAGAACGTCACCGACGAGCAGGAGGGCTTCGCCGAGGGCTTCGTGCGCGCCCTGGCGGAGCTCCACCACCAGCACATGCCGGGGGTGAGCGTCACGTCGGCGCCGCCGCCGCCGAGCGTCAACACCGGGGCGGCCGTTTACAACCGCTCGGACTCGCCCGTCTACGAGGACCTGAACACGTTCACCCCGGCCATCAGCACCGTGTCGGCGCCCGGCTACACCACCACCGCGTCCTTCCCCATTTACGCGCAGCCCTCCGCCTCTTCCTCCGCCCATCTCCCGCGGCTCGCCGCGCTCAAGGAGGAGCCGCAGACGGTGCCCGAGATGCCGGGCGAGACGCCGCCTCTCTCCCCCATCGACATGGAGAACCAGGAGCGCATCAAGGCGGAGCGCAAGCGCATGAGGAACCGCATCGCCGCCTCCAAGTGCCGCAAGAGGAAGCTGGAGCGCATCTCCCGGCTGGAGGACAAAGTCAAGAACCTCAAGTCCCAGAACTCTGAGCTGGCGTCCACCGCCAACATGCTGCGGGAGCAGGTGGCGCAGCTCAAGCAGAAGGTGATGAACCACGTCAACAGCGGCTGTCAGCTCATGTTGACGCAGCAGCTCCAGACCTTCTGA